Genomic segment of Chiroxiphia lanceolata isolate bChiLan1 chromosome 18, bChiLan1.pri, whole genome shotgun sequence:
TTGATGGCGTCTTCAGCCAGCACTGCAAACCAAAAACATGGGATTTTAAGGATCATTAGAAGGCTTTTAGGACAAGAGACgaaggaaaaacaagagcaGGCAGCAGTGACCATTGCTACAGGCAACACGTGTCAGATTTGAGGGGCAGAATCTGAACAGAACCCACATAATATTGAATCCACAGAATACTGAAGCCATATAATGTAAATTTATGTAATATAATTTCAGATAATAGAATTCAGAATCTGAACATTCATTATCACTCTGCTAAGTTACAGCTCCAGAATATTAAAGAGATCTGAAAACGCTTAAATTAACCCTGAAATCTGAACATCGAGGCCAACCTTGTGCAGAAACTATTTGGAAAACAACATCTCAGAGCATCTGGCTATTCCCAGAGTATCCTCCTGAAATCCCAGGTGTTTACTTACTGGAGCAGTGCAGTTTGACAGGGGGAAGGCAGAGTTCCTTGGCAATATCCGTGTTCTTGATTTTCAGCGCTTCATCAACCTGGAACACAGGGAGGGTGGTCAGGGGTCCTGGTACGTACAACACAGGCTGGAAAGGGGTTTGCTAAGAGGGTTTAATGATCCAGAGCCATCAGAATCCCAAGGGCAGAACAtttcagctgcccagggcagtgaggaTGTTGGAATTAAGGAATCTGACAGAGCAGGAATGAACCAACACACACTAGTGTCACAGACTGCCACTACTTGAGCTGCTGATCCTCTACCACAACACTGAAGTGCATTTGTTGCTGGTAGAACAGGTTTAAATGATCTCAAACCTCTCTGTAATTAAACTTTCTTCCAGAACTTGCCATCAGCCTGGTTTTGCTCATTGCATAAGACACAAAGTACTTCCCTGGTGGAATCATCACCCCTGGGAGTGCTCAAAaaatgtggcacctggggacatgggtcagtggtggacctggcagtgctgggggaatggttggactcaatgctCTTAGGGCTTTTTCTAGTGTTAATGATTCTCTGACGATTCTTGGAAAAGGCAACTCTTGTTCTAAGTCAGGGCTGGCAGTCACTGCCTTTTAAGCTACGGCACAAATCAGTGCTGGGATTCCCTGGCCAGGGTGATCCCGACAAAGAGCACAGGCTGGTGTGAAGCTGGGAAGCTTTTCCAGGCCCCCTCACCGTTTTCCCTTTGACCCACTCGGTGGCCAGCGAGCTGGAGGCGATGGCCGAGCCGCACCCGAACGTTTTGAACCGGGCGTCCACGATCTTACCGTTCTCGTCCACCTCCACCTGTGAGAACATTTTGGGAACACTTCAGTGCCCGCCCGGGGGGAGCAGGGCGGGCCCTGCCCCGGGCACAGGGCACGGGCAGGGCGGCTGTGCGGGAAGGCCACGCTGTGCCCTGAGGGGACACGGGCAGGTGTGTGCCTCCCAGCAGCCCCATCTGACCCCTCCGCCAGGTGCCAGCGGGTCCTCAAGGTCACCTGTAGCTTCATGACGTCGCCGCAGGCCGGGGCGCCCACCAGGCCGGTGCCCACGTTCTTGGCGTTGCGGTCGAGGGAGCCGACGTTGCGCGGGTTCTCGTAGTGATCCACCACCTACGAAGGCACAGTGTCACCGAGAGCCATCCAGattcccccctctccctccccgtGCCCCGCTCGCCCCTCACCTTCTTGTGATAGCCCAGCGCGGCCGGGGCGGACCCGGCCCGGGGCCGCAGCAgcaccgcccccgccgccctcaGCGCCGCCATCTTGACTGAGGGGCGGGCGGAGCACGGCACTTTTTATAACCTCGGGCGGGGAAGCCACGCCCCCGGCCACTCCCACAACCGCGCCCCCGGCCGCCGGCCGCCTGGCTCTCACCGCGACCCCGGGTTCGCTGCGCAGACCGAGCGAGCGTTGGAGGCCGCTCGCGGGAAGGGCCTCACGCTGCTTCTTAAACGATCAATAAGTAAATAAACGATGGAAGCGCTGTTTCTGTCGCGACAGGCGTTTTGTCGCGATACCCGGCGCGTATGCTAGACGCGCCGGCCACACTCAATATGGCGGCCGAGCCGCACCGCGCACGCCGCGGACCCTCCCAGAGGCCCCATGAGGGCCGCGCAGCGGGGTGCCCGCAGCATTGCCTGAGCCACACTCCGGAATACAAGGGGTCGCGCCGCCGCTCCGCTCAGCACAGCTCGGTCTCGCTGCCTGGCCGAGCGCGGGACGGTGCGAGTGGAGCATCACCGCTCTCCCCGTCCTGTTCGGGTGGCGGCTGCGCGGCACGGCGGGACGGGCAGCGCTGGGGCAGCCGCGGCGGCCGGCGGAGCGCGGCGGCCGGCGAGCGGAGCTGCAtaagatggcggcggcgggagcTGAGGCGGCGGCCGAGGAGGAGAAGCGGCTGCCGGAGGGAGACCCCGAGTCGGGCGGAGACTCGGATGACGAGGGGGACTCCGACTCCTCCGGCGACGGCGaggatgaggagaaggagaaCGAGGCTGAGATTCAGCggctggaggagcaggtggGCCCGGCGGGCAGCGGGTGTGGCGGGAACGGAGGATAAGCCACGACTGTGCCTGTACTTTGATGCTGGGAAGTGTCAAGATGTGGATTTCCGTGGTCCTTGCGTGTCTCGTCCAACTCGGGATATTCCGTAGTTTTAAGACGCGAGTGTTTGGAGTCTGAAGTGAAAACTGAgtgtttggggtggttttttgcGAGGGAAATCAGCGAGTGGAGCCCCAAGTGCGCCGCTTGTACTCATTGAGATAGCTCAGCCGCCTGTGGGGGGGCTTCATTGCCtttgaagaaattaaagcacGTTTTTCTCTGTGAGCAGCGACAGGACCCGAGAAAAcctctggagctgtgtcaggggagggttaggttggatctcaggagaaggttcttccccagagggtggttgggcactgaacaggcgCCCCAGGGCActggtcacggccccaaggctgcctgAGCTCAAGGAGCttttggacaacgctctcagagacagggtgggattgttggggtgtcctgggcagggccaggaatcGGCCTGGGATGATCCTcgtggtcccttccagctcaggatattctatgagTTGACTCTTAAAAAAAGACTCTTCATTCAGGTGCGTTGTGCAGCTGGAATCTGTCGTGCTCCTGCTGCATTGGGAT
This window contains:
- the ISCU gene encoding iron-sulfur cluster assembly enzyme ISCU, mitochondrial, which translates into the protein MAALRAAGAVLLRPRAGSAPAALGYHKKVVDHYENPRNVGSLDRNAKNVGTGLVGAPACGDVMKLQVEVDENGKIVDARFKTFGCGSAIASSSLATEWVKGKTVDEALKIKNTDIAKELCLPPVKLHCSMLAEDAIKAALADYKLKQDPNKEPEKKANNA